A genomic segment from Sphingopyxis sp. DBS4 encodes:
- a CDS encoding metalloregulator ArsR/SmtB family transcription factor → MAELLDIFRALADPTRLRVVALLREMELAIGELAAVLDQSQPRVSRHVRILAEAGIVERRREGSWVFLRIATDGPVSGIVTQAGAWPFSEGEALVIANDARRLAAVRAERAAAAERYFADHAAEWDAIRSRHIAESEVEAAMLAMMGGRGLGHLLDIGTGTGRMAEIFAPAAHRVTALDRSPEMLRLARAKLAGQAAPIDLVQGDFLNLPLADASIDSIVIHQALHFAHEPDRVIAEAGRVLRGGGHLLIVDFAPHADEELRTLAAHARLGFSDAQIGGWFAAAGLALENTQTLEGGDLAVKLWLGRRAGDDRQAPLSNDDKRLAA, encoded by the coding sequence ATGGCCGAGCTGCTCGACATTTTTCGCGCCCTTGCGGACCCGACGCGCCTGCGCGTCGTGGCGCTGCTGCGCGAAATGGAACTCGCGATCGGCGAACTCGCCGCCGTGCTCGACCAGAGCCAGCCGCGCGTTTCGCGCCATGTCCGCATCCTTGCCGAGGCCGGGATCGTCGAACGGCGGCGCGAGGGGAGCTGGGTCTTTCTGCGGATCGCGACCGACGGGCCGGTGTCGGGCATCGTCACCCAGGCGGGGGCGTGGCCCTTTTCGGAAGGCGAGGCGCTGGTCATCGCCAACGACGCGCGCCGCCTTGCCGCGGTGCGTGCCGAGCGCGCGGCGGCGGCCGAACGCTATTTCGCCGACCATGCTGCCGAATGGGACGCGATCCGCTCGCGCCATATCGCCGAAAGCGAGGTCGAGGCCGCGATGCTGGCGATGATGGGCGGTCGCGGGCTCGGCCATCTGCTCGACATCGGCACCGGGACCGGCCGCATGGCCGAAATCTTCGCCCCCGCCGCGCACCGCGTCACCGCGCTCGACCGCAGCCCCGAGATGCTCCGCCTCGCGCGCGCCAAGCTTGCCGGGCAGGCGGCGCCGATCGATCTGGTGCAGGGCGATTTCCTCAATCTGCCGCTTGCCGACGCGAGCATCGACAGCATCGTCATCCATCAGGCGCTGCATTTCGCGCACGAACCCGACCGGGTGATCGCCGAGGCGGGGCGGGTGCTGCGCGGCGGCGGGCATCTGCTGATCGTCGATTTCGCGCCGCACGCCGACGAGGAATTGCGCACGCTCGCGGCGCACGCGCGCCTCGGCTTTTCCGATGCCCAGATCGGCGGCTGGTTCGCGGCGGCGGGGCTGGCGCTCGAAAATACGCAGACGCTCGAAGGCGGCGATCTTGCGGTCAAGCTGTGGCTCGGCCGCCGCGCCGGCGACGATAGGCAAGCTCCCCTTTCCAACGACGACAAAAGGCTCGCGGCATGA
- a CDS encoding entericidin EcnAB encodes MRKIIIASMAAAAFSLTACSDKTQDAAADAASSAADDAAAAGDAAAQGAADAADATADAAKDAGAAVEGAAKDAGNAVEGTVNAAGDAAAKAGDKIAEETKKAEANDKK; translated from the coding sequence ATGCGCAAGATCATCATCGCCTCAATGGCCGCCGCGGCCTTCAGCCTGACCGCCTGCTCGGACAAGACCCAGGACGCCGCCGCCGACGCCGCTTCGTCGGCCGCCGACGATGCCGCCGCCGCGGGTGATGCCGCCGCTCAGGGTGCGGCCGACGCCGCCGACGCGACCGCCGATGCGGCGAAGGATGCCGGGGCCGCCGTCGAAGGCGCCGCCAAGGATGCCGGCAACGCCGTCGAAGGCACGGTGAACGCCGCGGGCGACGCCGCCGCCAAGGCGGGCGACAAGATCGCCGAGGAAACCAAGAAGGCCGAAGCCAACGACAAGAAATAA
- a CDS encoding DJ-1/PfpI family protein, producing MTATPQTAAQTTVVFLLFPGITQLDFTAPAQALSRMPGARLVGAAATLDPIATDSGFAILPTHDFASAPQADILCVPGGHGVTEALGDAATIDFVARQAAGAQWVTSVCTGAFLLGHAGLLAGKRATTHWAYTHLLPLVGAEPVAARVVEDGRLVTSGGVTSGLDFALTLIARLHGDAVAQAIQLAIEYDPAPPFAGGHPDRAPESVTAGLKTRVYDAAAARIEAALKG from the coding sequence ATGACCGCCACTCCCCAAACCGCTGCCCAGACCACCGTCGTCTTCCTGCTGTTCCCCGGCATCACCCAGCTCGATTTCACCGCGCCCGCGCAGGCGCTCAGCCGGATGCCCGGTGCACGCCTGGTCGGCGCCGCCGCGACGCTCGACCCGATCGCGACCGACAGCGGTTTCGCGATCCTGCCGACGCATGATTTTGCAAGCGCGCCGCAGGCCGACATCCTCTGCGTCCCCGGCGGCCATGGCGTGACCGAAGCGCTGGGCGACGCCGCGACGATCGATTTCGTCGCGCGGCAAGCGGCGGGGGCACAGTGGGTGACGAGCGTCTGCACCGGCGCCTTCCTGCTCGGCCACGCCGGGCTGCTCGCGGGCAAGCGTGCGACGACGCATTGGGCCTATACGCATCTGCTGCCGCTGGTCGGCGCGGAGCCGGTGGCGGCGCGCGTCGTCGAGGATGGCAGGCTCGTCACCAGTGGCGGCGTGACCTCGGGCCTCGATTTCGCACTGACCCTGATCGCCCGGCTGCATGGCGACGCGGTCGCGCAGGCGATCCAGCTCGCGATCGAATACGATCCCGCCCCGCCCTTCGCCGGCGGCCACCCCGACCGCGCGCCCGAAAGCGTCACGGCGGGGCTGAAGACCCGCGTCTACGACGCCGCAGCGGCACGGATCGAGGCGGCGCTCAAGGGCTGA
- a CDS encoding GNAT family N-acetyltransferase — translation MTLSIRPATPADLPLIAQFIRDLADYEKLAHEVRFDEATLGEKLFGPRPYAEVAIGEIDGQAQGFALFFHNFSTFEGRPGLYLEDLFVRPAARGSGLGKALLAHLAKLCIERDCARLEWSVLDWNTPSIGFYKSLGARMMDEWTVMRVDGDALAALASH, via the coding sequence ATGACCCTCTCCATCCGCCCCGCCACGCCCGCCGACCTGCCGCTGATCGCGCAGTTCATCCGCGACCTCGCCGATTATGAAAAGCTCGCGCACGAGGTGCGGTTCGACGAGGCGACGCTCGGCGAAAAACTTTTCGGGCCGCGTCCCTATGCCGAGGTCGCGATCGGCGAGATCGACGGACAGGCACAGGGCTTCGCGCTCTTCTTCCACAATTTCTCGACCTTCGAGGGACGTCCCGGCCTCTATCTGGAAGATTTGTTCGTCCGCCCCGCGGCGCGCGGATCGGGACTCGGCAAGGCGCTGCTCGCGCATCTCGCGAAGCTGTGCATCGAACGCGATTGCGCGCGGCTCGAATGGTCGGTGCTCGACTGGAACACACCGTCGATCGGCTTCTACAAAAGCCTCGGTGCGCGGATGATGGACGAATGGACCGTCATGCGCGTCGACGGTGACGCGCTGGCGGCACTCGCATCTCACTGA
- a CDS encoding S41 family peptidase: protein MIRPSRLLPGLLAAAVMMAGPSVASPAAPASLPPEAEAEVGGDVIAEKYAALLDRDYVYPETGKRFAAALRAGIEAGRYRALSGEALGAAIDADVRAVAEDGHLRLKVPESAAPTGPGVAVPAPRPQKPPVEQPGWIAPGIAFVRFNVFPDDPAVTAEAAKFMADHAEAKAIIFDIRTHNGGGIEQMDAIFPWLFAKPTRLVTMATRASVDEAGDGPLGGDRSLRIVKGEPGMVTREHWATPNGDERLQKTKIYVLTSGASASAAEHFALAMKHTHRGVLIGAPTAGANHFGRGEELGGGYAAFIPVGRTYDPGTGKDWEGVGVQPDIAVPPAEALVRALTELGIAPAEAKRLSDAHMPKWPMERRRLRMVKPG from the coding sequence ATGATTCGTCCTTCGCGACTTCTGCCGGGCCTGCTGGCCGCGGCCGTCATGATGGCCGGGCCGTCGGTTGCGTCGCCGGCGGCGCCCGCGTCACTCCCACCCGAGGCCGAAGCCGAGGTCGGCGGCGACGTCATCGCCGAAAAATATGCCGCATTGCTCGATCGCGATTATGTCTATCCCGAAACCGGCAAGCGTTTTGCCGCAGCGCTGCGTGCGGGGATCGAGGCCGGACGCTACAGGGCGCTGTCGGGCGAAGCGCTCGGCGCGGCGATCGACGCCGATGTGCGCGCGGTGGCCGAGGACGGCCATTTGCGGCTGAAGGTTCCCGAGAGCGCGGCGCCCACCGGACCGGGCGTCGCGGTTCCCGCGCCCCGCCCGCAAAAGCCGCCGGTCGAGCAGCCCGGCTGGATTGCGCCCGGCATCGCTTTCGTGCGCTTCAATGTCTTTCCCGACGACCCCGCGGTGACCGCCGAGGCGGCGAAGTTCATGGCCGACCATGCCGAGGCGAAGGCGATCATCTTCGACATCCGCACCCACAATGGCGGCGGGATCGAGCAGATGGACGCCATTTTTCCCTGGCTGTTCGCGAAGCCGACGCGGCTCGTCACGATGGCGACGCGCGCGTCGGTCGACGAGGCGGGCGACGGGCCGCTCGGGGGCGACCGCTCGCTGCGAATCGTGAAGGGCGAACCGGGCATGGTGACGCGCGAGCATTGGGCGACTCCGAACGGCGACGAGCGGCTGCAAAAGACGAAGATCTATGTGCTGACGTCGGGCGCGAGCGCGTCGGCGGCCGAGCATTTCGCGCTGGCGATGAAGCATACGCATCGCGGCGTGCTGATCGGCGCGCCGACCGCGGGGGCCAATCATTTCGGGCGCGGCGAGGAACTCGGCGGCGGCTATGCGGCGTTCATTCCGGTCGGGCGCACCTATGATCCGGGCACCGGCAAGGATTGGGAAGGCGTCGGCGTGCAGCCCGACATCGCGGTGCCGCCTGCCGAGGCGCTGGTGCGCGCGCTGACCGAACTCGGCATCGCGCCCGCCGAGGCGAAGAGGCTGTCGGACGCGCATATGCCCAAATGGCCGATGGAACGGCGGAGGCTGCGGATGGTGAAACCCGGCTAG
- a CDS encoding acyltransferase family protein, with product MKRHYGMDWLRIGAFALLILYHIGMFFVPWGWHVKTPQPMDWVEIPMLATNSWRLPLLFLVSGYASAALFAKLGAPGAFLRSRAARLLIPLAFGMIVVIPVQPWIELTTQHGYAASFLHFWAHDYFRFGTLDGIVLPTWQHLWFVVYLFVYTLLAVAVLAAVPEKARSRVADGAARLLGGWGMLAVPLAAWLAILLAFPGYRETHALVDDGPSHLHYLLPFAIGWLLRVRPALFDAVARYWPAAAVAALAAYAYVAWAVASAPGQGPPAGVVTPVMVLRLVQGWAAIVALVGIADRFWNRDHRWRAMLAEAVFPFYIIHQTIIVLVGYGLLLAGVAALPSFAVLLAATVIGCWLFYAIGRSIGWLRPLIGLQKR from the coding sequence ATGAAGCGACATTATGGAATGGACTGGCTCAGGATCGGCGCCTTCGCGCTGCTGATCCTCTATCATATCGGCATGTTTTTCGTGCCCTGGGGATGGCACGTCAAAACGCCGCAGCCGATGGACTGGGTGGAAATTCCGATGCTGGCGACGAACAGCTGGCGGCTGCCGTTGCTCTTTCTCGTCTCGGGCTATGCGAGCGCGGCACTGTTCGCGAAACTCGGCGCGCCGGGCGCTTTCCTGCGCTCGCGCGCCGCGCGGCTGCTGATCCCGCTCGCCTTTGGCATGATCGTGGTGATCCCGGTGCAGCCGTGGATCGAACTGACGACGCAGCATGGCTATGCGGCGAGTTTCCTGCATTTTTGGGCCCATGATTATTTCCGCTTCGGCACGCTCGACGGGATCGTGCTGCCGACGTGGCAGCATCTGTGGTTCGTCGTCTATCTCTTCGTCTATACGCTGCTCGCGGTCGCGGTTCTGGCGGCAGTGCCCGAAAAGGCGCGGAGCCGGGTCGCCGACGGCGCCGCACGGCTGCTCGGCGGTTGGGGGATGCTGGCGGTGCCGCTCGCGGCGTGGCTTGCGATCCTGCTTGCCTTTCCCGGCTATCGCGAAACCCATGCGCTGGTCGACGACGGGCCGAGCCATCTCCACTATCTGCTGCCCTTCGCGATCGGCTGGCTGCTGCGCGTGCGCCCGGCGCTGTTCGATGCGGTCGCGCGCTACTGGCCCGCCGCGGCGGTGGCGGCACTCGCGGCCTATGCCTATGTCGCCTGGGCGGTGGCAAGCGCGCCGGGCCAGGGACCGCCCGCGGGGGTCGTCACGCCCGTCATGGTTCTGCGGCTGGTTCAGGGCTGGGCGGCGATCGTCGCGCTGGTCGGGATCGCCGACCGTTTCTGGAACCGCGACCACCGGTGGCGCGCGATGCTCGCCGAGGCGGTGTTCCCCTTTTACATCATCCATCAGACGATCATCGTTCTGGTGGGATATGGACTGCTGCTCGCGGGCGTGGCGGCGCTGCCGTCCTTTGCGGTGCTGCTCGCGGCGACCGTGATCGGATGCTGGCTTTTCTATGCGATCGGGCGCAGCATCGGCTGGCTGCGGCCGCTGATCGGACTGCAGAAACGATAG
- a CDS encoding IS3 family transposase (programmed frameshift) — protein MPSKKHRPEEIIGKLREAEVVLAQGATTAEACRRIAISEQTYYRWRKEYGGLKTDQARRMKDLEKENARLRRAISDLTLDKLILQEAAPGKLLSPARRRRCIDHIRMMMPVSERRLCRVLGQHRSTQRKAPRGADDEAALTEDIIALARQYGRYGYRRVTALLRDAGWHVNRKRVERIWRREGLKVPQRQPKRGRLWLNDGSCIRLRPEYPGHVWSYDFVEGRTHDGRKYRILSIIDEASRECLALPVARKLKSDDVLAALAELFVTRGPPAHIRSDNGPEFIATAVQQWLAQIGVKTLYITPGSPWENGYCESFNGSLRDELLNGEIFYSLAEARILIEAWRRHYNTVRPHSSLGYRPPAPEAVPSPVSPAGSASLHLRPTLAMDASMH, from the exons ATGCCGAGCAAGAAGCATCGCCCGGAAGAGATTATCGGCAAGCTACGTGAGGCGGAGGTTGTGCTTGCGCAGGGCGCTACGACCGCCGAGGCGTGTCGTCGGATCGCGATCAGCGAGCAGACCTATTATCGGTGGCGCAAGGAATATGGCGGCCTGAAGACCGATCAGGCGCGTCGGATGAAGGATCTGGAGAAGGAGAATGCGCGGCTTCGTCGTGCGATCTCGGACCTGACGCTGGACAAGCTGATCCTGCAGGAGGCTGCCC CGGGGAAACTTCTGAGCCCCGCACGCCGCAGGCGCTGTATCGACCACATCAGAATGATGATGCCGGTGTCCGAGCGGCGGCTGTGCCGCGTGCTCGGGCAGCACCGATCGACGCAGCGCAAGGCGCCACGCGGGGCGGATGACGAAGCGGCCCTCACTGAGGATATCATCGCACTGGCCCGGCAATATGGTCGTTATGGCTATCGCCGGGTGACGGCGTTGCTACGCGATGCGGGGTGGCATGTGAACCGCAAGCGGGTTGAGCGTATCTGGCGCCGCGAAGGGCTGAAGGTGCCACAAAGGCAGCCGAAGCGCGGGCGTCTGTGGCTGAACGACGGATCGTGCATCCGGCTGCGGCCAGAATATCCCGGCCATGTCTGGTCCTACGACTTCGTCGAGGGCCGGACGCACGATGGTCGCAAATACCGGATCCTGTCGATCATCGACGAGGCGAGCCGGGAGTGCCTGGCGTTGCCGGTGGCGCGTAAGCTCAAGAGCGACGACGTGCTCGCGGCACTGGCCGAGCTGTTCGTCACGCGTGGGCCGCCGGCGCATATCCGGTCGGACAACGGCCCGGAGTTTATCGCGACGGCGGTGCAGCAATGGCTCGCCCAGATCGGCGTGAAGACGCTGTATATCACGCCCGGATCGCCATGGGAGAATGGCTATTGTGAAAGCTTCAACGGATCCCTGCGCGATGAGCTGCTCAACGGCGAGATCTTCTACTCGCTCGCGGAGGCCCGGATCCTGATCGAGGCTTGGCGGCGGCATTACAACACCGTCCGGCCGCACAGCTCGCTGGGATATCGACCACCGGCGCCGGAGGCCGTTCCATCGCCAGTGTCGCCCGCCGGTTCCGCTTCGCTCCACCTGCGGCCAACACTGGCGATGGACGCGTCAATGCACTAA
- a CDS encoding LytTR family DNA-binding domain-containing protein has translation MPVDEIEHVAAAANYVEITWRGQTLLHRATLTAIESELAAAGFVRIHRSRLVRRDAVRRVVTLKSGDFDVEMASGAMLRGSRRYRGNVED, from the coding sequence CTGCCGGTCGATGAGATCGAGCATGTCGCCGCCGCCGCCAATTATGTGGAAATCACGTGGCGCGGCCAGACGTTGCTTCACCGCGCGACGCTGACCGCGATCGAAAGCGAGCTCGCCGCCGCCGGTTTCGTCCGCATCCACCGCAGCCGCCTCGTCCGCCGCGACGCGGTGCGCCGCGTCGTCACGCTGAAAAGCGGCGATTTTGATGTCGAGATGGCCAGCGGCGCCATGCTGCGCGGCAGCCGGCGGTATCGGGGAAATGTGGAGGATTGA
- a CDS encoding acyl-CoA carboxylase subunit beta: MSWKKEIDELAARRAMAEKMGGAEKVARQHGRGKMDARARLDAIVDPGSFREIGKIAGRGSYGADGALEDLAASNFIFGRANVDGRPVVASADDFTVRGGAADAALHRKFIQCEAMAHEYRLPLIRMIDGTGGGGSVKTLEDMGYTYIPHVPGWHEIIANLDTVPVVALALGPTAGLGAARVVASHYSIMVRGLSQLFAAGPAVAAAIGDTLDREELGGTDVHTRNGVVDDEVASEAEAFAAARRFLSYLPSSIHDRAARTTCSDPVGRREEALLSIVPREAKQVYSMRRIANAVFDSGSFFEMGSRWGRAAITAFARLDGYPVAVLASDPSFLGGSWDAKTSEKAERFVKLADQFRLPIVHLVDNPGFMIGGEAERTGTIRYGVQAMNAIYRATVPLASVVVRRAYGIAGSAMSNAERFQYRFAWPSGDWGSLPIEGGVEVAYKSELEAAEDPAAHLEAIRERLNRVRSPFRTAEKFGVEDIIDPRDTRPLLCEFAELAWRVLG; this comes from the coding sequence ATGAGCTGGAAGAAAGAGATCGATGAACTCGCCGCGCGGCGCGCGATGGCCGAGAAGATGGGCGGGGCGGAGAAGGTCGCGCGCCAGCATGGGCGCGGCAAGATGGACGCGCGGGCGCGACTCGACGCGATCGTCGATCCGGGGAGCTTTCGCGAGATCGGCAAGATCGCCGGGCGGGGGAGCTATGGCGCCGACGGCGCGCTGGAAGATCTTGCCGCGAGCAATTTCATCTTCGGTCGCGCGAATGTCGACGGGCGGCCGGTCGTGGCCTCGGCCGACGATTTCACCGTGCGCGGCGGCGCGGCCGATGCGGCATTGCACCGCAAATTCATCCAGTGCGAGGCGATGGCACACGAATATCGCCTGCCGCTGATCCGCATGATCGACGGCACCGGCGGCGGCGGGTCGGTCAAGACGCTCGAGGATATGGGTTATACCTATATTCCGCATGTGCCGGGGTGGCATGAGATCATCGCCAATCTCGACACCGTGCCGGTCGTCGCGCTGGCGCTCGGGCCGACCGCGGGGCTGGGCGCGGCGCGCGTCGTCGCGAGCCATTACAGCATCATGGTGCGCGGGCTGTCGCAATTGTTCGCGGCGGGGCCGGCGGTCGCAGCGGCGATCGGCGACACGCTCGACCGCGAGGAACTGGGCGGGACCGACGTCCATACGCGCAACGGCGTCGTCGACGACGAGGTGGCGAGCGAGGCCGAGGCTTTCGCGGCGGCGCGGCGTTTTCTGTCCTATCTGCCGTCGTCGATCCACGACCGGGCGGCGCGGACGACGTGCAGCGATCCGGTGGGGCGCCGCGAGGAGGCCCTGCTGTCGATCGTGCCGCGCGAGGCGAAGCAGGTTTATTCGATGCGGCGGATTGCGAATGCCGTGTTCGATTCCGGCAGTTTCTTCGAGATGGGGTCGCGCTGGGGGCGCGCGGCGATCACCGCCTTTGCGCGGCTCGATGGGTATCCGGTCGCGGTGCTCGCGAGCGATCCCTCTTTTTTGGGCGGATCGTGGGATGCGAAGACGAGCGAAAAGGCCGAGCGCTTCGTCAAGCTGGCCGACCAGTTCCGGCTTCCGATCGTCCATCTCGTCGACAACCCCGGCTTCATGATCGGCGGCGAGGCCGAGCGGACGGGGACGATCCGTTACGGCGTGCAGGCGATGAACGCCATTTATCGCGCGACGGTGCCGCTGGCGTCGGTGGTGGTACGGCGCGCCTACGGAATCGCGGGGAGCGCGATGTCGAACGCCGAGCGGTTCCAATATCGCTTCGCCTGGCCTTCGGGCGACTGGGGCAGCCTGCCGATCGAAGGCGGGGTCGAGGTTGCCTACAAGAGCGAACTCGAAGCCGCCGAAGACCCGGCGGCGCATCTGGAGGCGATCAGGGAGCGGCTCAATCGCGTGCGCTCGCCGTTCCGCACGGCGGAGAAATTCGGGGTCGAGGATATTATCGACCCGCGGGATACGCGGCCGCTGCTCTGCGAGTTTGCGGAGCTGGCGTGGCGGGTGCTGGGATAA
- a CDS encoding thioredoxin family protein gives MTRLIAFPLAAFLLLPAAAPAGEARPMAGVAEPYRTDAFDPDADAMQAIDAALAAAEGSGKHVLLVMGTNSCHDSAWLANLIMTARFAPVRARYDIIFADIGMPHAGLVRHPEVPKRFHFRIKGTPTVAILDTGGHVLNRKTAPKWRNAASRSDDEIYAELMEEEEQ, from the coding sequence ATGACCCGCCTCATCGCGTTCCCGCTTGCCGCCTTCCTGCTTCTGCCCGCCGCCGCTCCGGCAGGCGAAGCCCGCCCGATGGCCGGCGTCGCCGAACCCTACAGGACCGACGCCTTCGATCCCGACGCGGATGCCATGCAGGCGATCGACGCCGCGCTCGCCGCGGCCGAAGGCTCAGGCAAGCATGTCCTGCTCGTCATGGGCACCAACAGCTGTCACGACAGCGCCTGGCTCGCGAACCTGATCATGACCGCCCGCTTCGCGCCGGTGCGCGCCCGCTACGACATCATCTTCGCCGACATCGGGATGCCGCACGCCGGACTCGTCCGGCACCCCGAGGTGCCGAAGCGCTTTCATTTCCGTATCAAGGGCACCCCGACGGTCGCGATCCTCGACACCGGTGGCCATGTCCTCAATCGCAAGACGGCGCCCAAATGGCGCAATGCCGCGAGCCGCAGCGACGATGAAATCTATGCCGAACTGATGGAAGAGGAAGAGCAATGA
- a CDS encoding SDR family NAD(P)-dependent oxidoreductase: MTDLNLTGRTALVTGASRGIGRGIALALAGAGADVAVNYTRDGEAAAETVAAITALGRKAKAYQASVADEDASAAMIAALAADFGPLSILINNAGVASRGKAVADTDAAEVEKLLAIHAVGAHRLSRLALPQLRQHDRSDIIVISSVATLGHAANGAPYNMAKAAGEALALTLAKEEVRNGVRVNIVAPSLTVSDMGERLARAITGGDIHDLDARFPFGRVSTPDDVAAAVLWFVSDANPYCSGQKLNIDGAGQARF, from the coding sequence ATGACCGATTTGAATCTCACGGGCCGCACCGCGCTGGTCACCGGCGCATCGCGCGGCATCGGCCGCGGCATCGCGCTTGCGCTCGCCGGGGCAGGCGCCGACGTCGCGGTCAATTACACCCGCGATGGCGAGGCCGCCGCCGAAACCGTCGCCGCCATCACCGCGCTCGGCCGCAAGGCCAAGGCCTATCAGGCATCGGTCGCCGACGAGGACGCCTCCGCCGCGATGATCGCCGCGCTCGCGGCCGACTTCGGCCCGCTGTCGATCCTGATCAATAATGCGGGCGTCGCCAGCCGCGGCAAGGCCGTCGCCGACACCGACGCCGCCGAGGTCGAGAAATTGCTCGCGATCCACGCGGTCGGCGCGCACCGCCTGTCGCGCCTCGCGCTGCCGCAGCTTCGCCAGCATGATCGCAGCGACATCATCGTCATCTCGAGCGTCGCGACGCTCGGCCACGCCGCGAACGGCGCGCCCTATAATATGGCGAAGGCAGCGGGCGAGGCGCTGGCGCTGACGCTCGCCAAGGAGGAGGTCCGAAACGGCGTCCGCGTCAACATCGTCGCGCCGTCGCTGACCGTCAGCGACATGGGCGAACGCCTCGCGCGCGCGATTACCGGCGGCGACATCCACGATCTCGACGCGCGATTCCCGTTCGGCCGCGTTTCCACCCCCGACGATGTCGCCGCGGCGGTGCTCTGGTTCGTGTCGGACGCTAACCCCTATTGCTCGGGACAGAAACTCAACATCGACGGCGCCGGGCAGGCGCGCTTTTGA
- a CDS encoding S10 family peptidase: protein MKFITAATLAFALAGCATAQSKEARPATEKPVPDEPMFAATEVESRGSVTVGGVAIPYRAVAGTLVIHPKGWDDTVPIERKRDKDAAEDVPNSEASMFYTAYFKEGAPADSRPVTFLFNGGPGSPTLWLHMGAYGPVRVETPDLAHGSAPYRTVANDQSLLDVSDLVFVDAPGTGFSRVAGKDKAKAWFGVDQDIHAFTIFVRDFLSKYGRWKSPKYLYGESYGTMRAAGMTLALQKQDIDLNGVILLSDILNWDLIPDDPQLNPGVDLPYVVSLPTYAATAWYHKRAGAGRDLASWLAEAETFATGDYTLALMKGNDLSDAERQAVATKLHAFTGLSVDYLLRTNLRIEYGALQKELLADKGLTTGTLDTRFTGATLDPLSKVASNDPQGSAIGAAYTAAFNDYVRGTLGYGAGTHYEGGLDVYSSWDYKHRPPGADRALIALPNVLPDLAVAMKQNPKMKLLVTGGYFDVSTPYFAGKYELRHLPVPKELQANIAYKYYSSGHMVYVNPALLGEMHSDVADFIRRTDGIGE from the coding sequence ATGAAATTCATCACCGCCGCCACGCTCGCCTTCGCTCTCGCCGGCTGCGCCACCGCGCAGTCGAAGGAAGCGCGCCCCGCGACCGAAAAGCCCGTCCCCGACGAACCGATGTTCGCAGCCACCGAGGTCGAGAGTCGCGGCTCGGTGACCGTCGGCGGCGTCGCCATTCCCTATCGCGCGGTCGCGGGCACGCTGGTCATCCACCCGAAGGGCTGGGACGATACCGTCCCGATCGAGCGCAAACGCGACAAGGACGCCGCCGAGGACGTCCCCAATTCCGAAGCCTCGATGTTCTACACCGCCTATTTCAAAGAGGGCGCGCCCGCCGACAGCCGCCCCGTCACCTTCCTCTTCAACGGCGGCCCCGGTTCGCCGACGCTCTGGCTCCACATGGGCGCCTATGGCCCGGTGCGCGTCGAAACGCCCGATCTGGCACACGGCAGCGCCCCCTATCGCACCGTCGCCAACGACCAGAGCCTGCTCGACGTCAGCGACCTCGTCTTCGTCGACGCCCCCGGCACCGGCTTCAGCCGCGTCGCGGGCAAGGACAAGGCGAAGGCGTGGTTCGGCGTCGATCAGGATATCCACGCCTTCACGATCTTCGTCCGCGATTTCCTGTCGAAATACGGCCGCTGGAAATCGCCCAAATATCTTTATGGCGAAAGCTATGGGACGATGCGCGCGGCGGGAATGACGCTCGCGCTGCAGAAACAGGACATCGACCTCAATGGCGTCATCCTGCTTTCCGACATATTGAACTGGGATCTGATCCCCGACGATCCGCAGCTTAATCCGGGCGTCGACCTCCCCTATGTGGTGTCGCTCCCGACCTATGCCGCGACCGCCTGGTATCACAAGCGCGCCGGTGCGGGCCGCGACCTCGCCTCCTGGCTCGCCGAGGCCGAGACCTTCGCAACCGGCGACTACACGCTCGCGCTGATGAAGGGCAACGACCTCTCCGATGCCGAGCGGCAGGCGGTCGCGACGAAGCTCCACGCCTTCACCGGCCTCTCCGTCGACTATCTGCTGAGGACCAACCTCCGCATCGAATATGGCGCGCTGCAAAAGGAACTGCTCGCCGACAAGGGGCTGACGACGGGCACGCTCGACACCCGCTTCACCGGCGCGACGCTCGATCCGTTGAGCAAGGTCGCGTCGAACGACCCGCAGGGCAGCGCGATCGGCGCGGCGTATACGGCCGCCTTCAACGACTATGTGCGCGGCACGCTCGGCTATGGCGCGGGGACGCATTATGAGGGCGGGCTCGATGTCTATTCGAGCTGGGACTACAAGCACCGCCCGCCCGGCGCCGACCGCGCGCTGATCGCGCTCCCCAACGTCCTCCCCGACCTCGCGGTCGCGATGAAGCAGAATCCGAAGATGAAGCTGCTCGTCACCGGCGGCTATTTCGACGTCTCGACCCCCTATTTCGCCGGGAAGTACGAACTGAGGCACCTTCCCGTCCCGAAGGAGCTCCAGGCAAACATCGCCTATAAATATTATAGCTCGGGCCACATGGTCTATGTGAACCCCGCGCTGCTCGGCGAGATGCACAGCGACGTCGCCGACTTCATCCGGCGGACCGACGGGATCGGCGAATAA